The nucleotide window GGATTACGACTACGAATTACGAATTACGGATTGCGGGTTACGACAGGTGCGGCACGGTGTCGCTACGGCCTTTTGCAGGGTATCAGCCCGGAGGGGTGGCCCCTGTGGCGCCCGCACGGCAATGCTGCGGATCGCGGGCCCGGGCATCCTCAATTCTTCTTGCGGGCGCACACGGGCCCCAGGGGGCGCCTACAGGTCTATTCCCGCAGAATGGCCCCGATGACGGGCATCAGGTGCTACGCCCCTTGCCCTTCCCTGGCGGGACCTGACATCGTGAGGCGCGCGGGATCTTTCGGCGGCGCGGCGGTTGGGAGGGTACGCGGCGCCTGACTCGACCATCGAACGAGAGCGCATGACAACTCGGCAGGAGGGTGGAACCAACGCAGCGCAGCTCGAACCGCGGCGCGTGCTGGTCACCGGGGGTGCCGGCTTCATCGGCAGCGCCCTTGCCTGGGAGCTCAACCGGCGGGGGTGTGAGCGGCTGGTGATCGTGGACCGGCTGGGGGAGAGCGACAAGTGGCGGAACCTGGCTCCGCTGCGCTTCGAGGACTACCTGGAGGCGGAGGACCTCTTCAGCCGGCTGGAGGCGGGTGCGCTAGGCGATTTCGACCTGGTCCTGCACATGGGGGCGTGCTCGGCCACCACCGAGCGGGACGCCACCTATCTGATCCGGAACAACTACGAGTTCACCCGCAGGCTGGGCGAATGGGCGTTGGCGCGCAGCGCGCGGTTCGTGTACGCCTCCTCCGCCGCCACCTATGGTGCGGGAGAGAACGGGATGAGCGACCGCGTGGATTCCCCCGAGGCGCTGCAGCGACTCCGGCCGCTGAACGCCTACGGCTACTCGAAGCACCTGTACGACCTCTATGCCTACCGCCACGGGCTGCTGGACCGGATCGTGGGGCTCAAGTTCTTCAACGTCTTCGGGCCCAACGAGGACCACAAAGGCGACATGCGCAGCGTGGTCCGCAAGGCGTACGAGCAGATTCGCGATCGCGGCTTCGTGCAGCTCTTCCGCAGCTACCGCCCCGAATACGAAGACGGCAAGCAGGAGCGCGACTTCCTCTACGTGAAGGATGCCGTGCGGATGGTGCTGCACCTGGCGCTCCGGGAGGACGCCGCCGGCCTCTTCAATCTGGGCTCCGGGCGCACGCACACCTGGCTCGACCTCACGGGGGCCGTCTTCCGCGCGCTCGGCCTGGAGCCGCAAATCGAGTTCATCGACATGCCCGAGGCGCTTCGCGCCCGCTACCAGTACTATACCTGCGCCGACCTCGGTCGCCTGCGCGAGGCGGGTTATGCCGAGGAACCTACCCCGCTGGTCGAGGCGGTGGACGACTATGTGAACGTCTATCTCGAGCACGACCGACGGCTCGGTGATGAGCCTACGGCACCCCCCGCCCACGAATGAAACGCAGAGGTCATAGAGGATCACACGGAGGACACGGAGGCCCCTCCCCTCCCTTTCCCCTCCCTTCCCCAACTGCCGCATCCCATTAAGGACTCGGGTTAACGTAGAGGTTGTTGGATGGTTTAGAGACCCCTGAATGGGTTCGGAACGCTACGGCCTCCTCCGTGTCCTCTGCGCCAACCTCAGCGCCCTCCGTGGTTCCCTTCCCTCTCCTCATCGCCCCAGTCTTCGAGATCGTCGATCCGGCACTTCCTCGTTCGTTGATAGAGTGAGAGACTTCATCGAGCGGTCATCCACCTGCGCCGAGCGACTTCTGTGAGCCAGGCAATCGAGACGATCCCGGATGCACCGGAGGGGCAGCGCGCCAGCCGGAAGGAGTGGATCGGGTTGGCGGTCATCGCGCTGCCCTGCCTGCTCTACTCGATGGATCTGACCGTCCTGCATCTCGCCGTGCCGGAGCTGACGGTGGATCTGCAGCCGAGCGCGGCGCAGCTGCTGTGGATCATCGACATCTACGGCTTCATGGTGGCAGGATCGCTGATCGCGGCCGGCACCCTTGGAGACCGGATCGGCCGGCGCCGACTGCTGCTGATGGGCGCGGCGCTCTTCGCCGCCACCTCGGTGCTCGCCGCCTTCTCGACCAGCGCCGAGATGCTGATCGTGTCGCGCGCTCTGCTGGGGCTGTCGGGAGCGACGGTCGCGCCGTCGACCCTCTCGCTGATCCGCAACATGTTCCAGGATCCACGGCAGCGTACCACCGCCATCAGCGTGTGGGTCATGAGCTTCTCCCTGGGCGGACTGATCGGCCCGCTGGTGGGCGGCGTGCTGCTGGAGTGGTTCTGGTGGGGGTCGGTGTTCCTGCTCGCGGTGCCCGTGATGCTGGTGCTCCTCCTGACGGGCCCGGTGTTGTTGCCAGAATACCGCGACCCGCAGGCCGGACGGCCGGATTTCGTGAGTTCGCTGCTCTCGCTGGCCGCCGTGCTCTGCC belongs to Longimicrobiaceae bacterium and includes:
- the rfaD gene encoding ADP-glyceromanno-heptose 6-epimerase encodes the protein MTTRQEGGTNAAQLEPRRVLVTGGAGFIGSALAWELNRRGCERLVIVDRLGESDKWRNLAPLRFEDYLEAEDLFSRLEAGALGDFDLVLHMGACSATTERDATYLIRNNYEFTRRLGEWALARSARFVYASSAATYGAGENGMSDRVDSPEALQRLRPLNAYGYSKHLYDLYAYRHGLLDRIVGLKFFNVFGPNEDHKGDMRSVVRKAYEQIRDRGFVQLFRSYRPEYEDGKQERDFLYVKDAVRMVLHLALREDAAGLFNLGSGRTHTWLDLTGAVFRALGLEPQIEFIDMPEALRARYQYYTCADLGRLREAGYAEEPTPLVEAVDDYVNVYLEHDRRLGDEPTAPPAHE